From Spirosoma aerolatum, one genomic window encodes:
- a CDS encoding sulfatase family protein, protein MKYSFVFVGGAFLMGLIAWKPSSPVSRPAVVPPSSRKPNIVIVMADQWRAQDIGYAGNKQVITPNLDKLAGESVNARLCVAEVPVCSPTRASLLTGQHATTHGVFYNDRPLRNEAVTLAEVCQQNGYRTGFIGKWHINGGMDKNFAPGRLAPIPVDRRQGFEYWRALECTHDYNNSPYYNEVNKRFVWQQYDAISQTDSAISFMTQPRDKPFLLVLAWGPPHDPYQTAPKEYRQKYANQTIQLRPNVPVKDTMEANRALKGYYAHINALDDCIGRLQAALKQAKLEDNTIFVFTSDHGDMLYSHDQINKQKPWDESIRIPFLLKYPAGLSRKGSTLDVPVTLTDVMPTLLSMTGQKIPASVEGHDFAALFRNPRAPRPDDAALIACIVPFHQWNYARGGREYRGIRTARYTYVRDLNGPWLLYDNLKDPYQLTNLVDQSGMAQTKQQLETILTQKLRDANDSFSPGNIYMDKWHYPWASIDSVGNPYYK, encoded by the coding sequence ATGAAATATTCTTTTGTTTTTGTAGGTGGTGCATTCCTGATGGGCCTGATTGCCTGGAAACCATCGTCACCCGTTAGCCGCCCAGCCGTAGTTCCCCCCAGTAGTCGCAAACCTAACATTGTGATCGTAATGGCCGACCAATGGCGGGCTCAGGATATTGGCTATGCAGGTAATAAACAGGTGATCACTCCCAATCTGGATAAACTGGCCGGTGAGTCAGTCAATGCCCGCCTGTGCGTTGCCGAAGTGCCCGTCTGTTCGCCCACCCGGGCAAGCCTGCTGACAGGGCAACACGCTACTACCCACGGAGTATTTTATAATGACCGACCACTTCGCAATGAAGCCGTCACGCTGGCGGAGGTATGTCAGCAAAATGGGTATCGGACGGGATTTATCGGGAAATGGCACATCAACGGTGGAATGGACAAGAACTTCGCACCGGGGCGACTGGCGCCCATTCCGGTCGATCGGCGGCAGGGTTTCGAGTATTGGCGTGCTCTGGAATGTACCCACGATTATAACAATTCGCCTTACTACAATGAAGTAAACAAGCGGTTTGTCTGGCAACAATACGACGCCATCAGCCAGACCGATTCGGCCATTTCGTTCATGACTCAACCCCGCGATAAGCCTTTCCTGCTGGTACTGGCCTGGGGCCCACCGCATGATCCTTACCAGACAGCTCCGAAGGAATATCGCCAGAAATACGCCAATCAAACCATCCAGTTGCGCCCAAATGTACCAGTTAAGGATACTATGGAAGCCAACCGGGCTTTAAAAGGCTATTACGCCCATATCAACGCGCTCGACGATTGCATTGGTCGGTTGCAGGCTGCCCTGAAACAAGCCAAACTGGAGGATAATACCATCTTTGTGTTCACGTCCGATCACGGCGACATGCTGTATTCGCACGATCAGATCAACAAACAAAAACCCTGGGATGAATCCATTCGCATCCCTTTCCTGCTCAAATACCCCGCCGGACTGAGCCGCAAAGGCAGCACGCTCGACGTCCCCGTTACTTTAACCGATGTAATGCCGACTTTACTGTCGATGACCGGACAGAAAATTCCTGCCAGTGTGGAAGGGCATGATTTTGCGGCTCTCTTCCGAAATCCGCGTGCACCTCGTCCTGATGATGCAGCCCTGATTGCCTGTATTGTTCCCTTCCACCAATGGAATTACGCACGGGGTGGGCGCGAGTATCGCGGTATTCGTACAGCCCGGTACACGTATGTACGGGATCTGAATGGTCCATGGCTATTGTATGACAATCTGAAAGACCCGTATCAATTGACAAATTTGGTCGATCAGTCAGGTATGGCCCAGACCAAACAGCAACTGGAGACAATACTGACGCAAAAACTTCGGGATGCGAACGACAGTTTTTCACCCGGTAATATTTACATGGACAAATGGCACTACCCCTGGGCCTCCATTGATTCAGTAGGTAATCCGTATTATAAATAG